One part of the Neisseria zalophi genome encodes these proteins:
- a CDS encoding DUF6531 domain-containing protein, with amino-acid sequence MAINKIAHKSSKFKVIFMVPDFCWPPPPAPPTVPPIPFPLFADLGSAKTVAKDVKINRKPAFVYNASKAGRTYGDEIALPGRKGVVSRTATKPAWPMMHSSSVKIRKRYIIRTGDMFHMNGKFKKRLPPKPCISCKAAAGAGRPVNPIHGLKFLTDETDFAFEGILPLVWSRSYYSDQDGTGWLGEGWSIPGSQRMVRSAAGLAYIDDQGRLFPLPEVEEDDEEPVLFESEQIWFSKNPDGHYVIASLDGSVSLRFAPLTVSDDDPNGEHCAELPLVAVEDANGNHQRFIYHPVSGLPQYIIDGNGRVFHLAFGNVGDAADPKMRLLSVSLLEALPAAGADAPSGEVWVRYQYNRSGDLIRVIGRDGGTKRSFTYRNNLMVSHTDAAGLSSFYEYDHYTPTGKVLVNRTSLGEEWRFTYHNGYTEVTDVLGRTEQYHYDYNNELTKRVYADGSEVLMERDHLGRLLSHTDAMGRITRYQYSNEGQIESMIRPDGAILHFDYDDSYRLIRQSDAEGNYDSYSYDEAGNLLTHTNPMKHITRFEYADNGLLLSVTDPKGTTTGYHYNRHNQPDLITDCSGYETRLAYNQEGRLTRITDALGQYTEYQYDPNQNLTLAVYPDGSRERFHYDPAGRLTTHTDGEGHTTAYEYGQDGLPTQRTNALGHTFGYHYDKARRLIALTNENGARYRFAYDDNDRLIAESGFDHKLTAYHYNQGGELVQQNEYGDDTATAAKLMAQLSGQSAPSTDRTPLSDGLKDKTPLRVTEFQRDILGRLTRTTAHDNQGHTQETVYGYDSNGNLVRAANEKSITCFDYNPNGQLIGQHQWAVPTREENTRNGLPDTDWRDPQYDMLFLPQTKSIHYHYDFNGNCTATVLPDGRSINHLYYGSGHLHQINLDGDTITDIERDKLHREIERTQGKLTSRYELDPLGRLKKQIAELNAVTQPKGKNQTAAGHTAVKRSYGYDKTGNLIHSSDQRSGVTQFEYDKLGRITQADKETFAFDPAHNILSDGQKDKIADNRLKTYNGISYYYDDLGNLIHRELADGEVQNYFYDLHDQLVKVEIFKKDNSKETWVYSYDALGRRTGKGRLKNSQEVSDGLEDKTDFTWDGSHLIQETRSDGLYTYIYTDKDAYEPLAQIRNWTNEEGESYQETNYFHCDQIGIPREMTDSEGKLLWFGDYYGWGKLKSESNITGVHQPFRLQNQYCDTETGLHYNFFRYYEPDCGRFVNQDPIGLLGGNNLYQFAFNTQNWLDTLGLSAVWMTKLMRNMLKSKKPVTYQGRTVYQDPKAFAFTNSNICKMWKGQAPRGHNGIEIQLHHISGKDPGPLLEINGLIHRKISKQLHFFITESFRRNKAQAQAFDSFREAYWKKRAQDHIGSCNKPSYCK; translated from the coding sequence ATGGCCATCAATAAAATCGCCCATAAAAGCAGTAAATTCAAAGTGATTTTTATGGTGCCCGATTTCTGTTGGCCGCCGCCGCCCGCACCGCCTACCGTACCGCCGATTCCCTTCCCACTGTTTGCCGATTTGGGTAGTGCCAAAACCGTTGCCAAAGACGTTAAAATCAACCGCAAACCCGCTTTTGTATACAATGCCAGTAAGGCCGGTAGAACTTATGGCGACGAAATCGCTTTGCCCGGTCGTAAAGGCGTCGTTTCCCGTACCGCCACCAAACCGGCCTGGCCGATGATGCATTCTTCTTCGGTTAAAATCCGCAAGCGCTATATTATCCGCACCGGCGATATGTTCCATATGAACGGCAAGTTTAAAAAACGGTTGCCGCCCAAACCCTGTATTTCCTGTAAAGCCGCCGCAGGGGCAGGCCGCCCGGTCAACCCGATACACGGCCTCAAGTTTTTAACCGACGAAACCGATTTTGCCTTTGAGGGCATACTGCCTCTGGTCTGGAGCCGCAGCTATTATTCCGACCAAGACGGCACCGGCTGGCTGGGTGAGGGCTGGAGCATACCGGGCAGCCAACGTATGGTGCGCAGCGCAGCGGGTTTGGCCTATATCGACGATCAGGGGCGGTTGTTTCCGTTGCCGGAAGTGGAGGAAGACGACGAAGAGCCGGTATTGTTTGAGAGCGAGCAGATCTGGTTTAGTAAAAACCCCGACGGCCATTATGTGATTGCCTCTTTAGACGGTTCGGTATCATTGCGTTTCGCCCCGTTAACGGTTTCCGACGACGACCCGAACGGTGAACATTGTGCCGAACTGCCTCTGGTTGCCGTAGAAGACGCCAACGGCAACCACCAGCGTTTTATTTACCATCCCGTTAGCGGACTGCCGCAATACATTATCGACGGCAACGGGCGGGTATTTCATCTGGCCTTCGGCAATGTCGGCGACGCAGCCGACCCCAAAATGCGGCTGCTGTCGGTGTCGTTGCTCGAAGCACTGCCCGCAGCGGGCGCAGATGCCCCAAGCGGTGAGGTATGGGTGCGCTACCAATACAACCGCAGCGGCGATTTAATCCGCGTTATCGGCCGCGACGGCGGCACCAAACGCAGCTTCACCTACCGCAACAACCTGATGGTGTCGCACACCGATGCCGCCGGCCTCAGCTCTTTCTACGAATACGACCATTACACCCCCACCGGCAAAGTGCTGGTTAACCGCACCAGTTTGGGCGAAGAATGGCGTTTCACTTATCACAACGGCTATACCGAAGTCACCGACGTTCTCGGCCGTACCGAACAATACCATTACGACTATAACAACGAGCTGACCAAACGGGTCTATGCCGACGGTAGCGAAGTATTGATGGAGCGCGACCACCTCGGCCGGCTGCTCAGCCACACCGACGCGATGGGGCGCATTACCCGCTATCAATACAGCAACGAAGGCCAAATCGAAAGCATGATCCGCCCCGACGGCGCCATTCTGCATTTCGACTACGACGACAGCTACCGCCTTATCCGCCAAAGCGATGCCGAAGGAAACTACGACAGCTACAGCTACGACGAAGCCGGCAACCTCCTCACCCACACCAACCCGATGAAGCACATCACCCGCTTCGAGTATGCCGACAACGGCCTACTGCTGTCGGTCACCGATCCCAAAGGCACCACCACCGGCTATCACTACAACCGCCACAACCAGCCCGACCTCATTACCGACTGTTCCGGCTATGAAACCCGGCTGGCCTACAATCAGGAAGGGCGGCTGACCCGTATTACCGACGCCTTAGGCCAATATACCGAATATCAATACGACCCCAACCAAAACCTCACCCTCGCCGTTTATCCCGACGGCAGCAGGGAGCGCTTTCATTACGACCCCGCCGGCCGCCTCACCACCCATACCGACGGCGAAGGCCACACCACCGCATACGAATACGGCCAAGACGGGTTGCCGACCCAACGCACCAATGCCCTCGGCCACACCTTCGGCTACCACTACGATAAAGCCAGAAGACTGATCGCCCTCACCAATGAAAACGGCGCCCGCTACCGCTTTGCCTACGACGACAACGACCGCCTGATTGCCGAGAGTGGCTTCGACCACAAACTGACCGCCTATCACTACAATCAAGGCGGCGAACTCGTTCAGCAAAACGAATACGGCGACGATACCGCCACCGCCGCCAAACTCATGGCACAACTAAGCGGCCAATCCGCCCCAAGCACAGACAGAACCCCGCTTTCAGACGGCCTCAAAGACAAAACCCCGCTCAGAGTCACCGAATTCCAACGCGACATCTTAGGCCGTCTGACCCGCACCACCGCCCACGACAATCAGGGTCACACCCAAGAAACCGTTTACGGCTACGACAGCAACGGCAACCTCGTCCGCGCCGCCAACGAAAAAAGCATTACCTGTTTCGACTACAACCCCAACGGCCAACTTATCGGCCAACACCAATGGGCGGTACCGACCCGAGAAGAAAACACCCGAAACGGCCTGCCCGACACCGACTGGCGCGACCCGCAATACGATATGCTGTTTCTGCCGCAGACTAAGAGTATCCATTACCATTACGACTTCAACGGCAACTGCACCGCTACCGTACTGCCCGACGGCAGAAGCATCAACCACCTTTACTACGGCAGCGGACATTTACACCAGATTAACCTAGACGGCGACACCATAACCGATATCGAACGCGACAAACTGCACCGCGAAATCGAACGGACACAGGGTAAACTCACCAGCCGCTACGAACTCGACCCCTTAGGCCGTCTGAAAAAACAGATTGCCGAATTAAATGCCGTTACCCAACCCAAAGGCAAAAACCAAACCGCTGCCGGTCATACCGCTGTCAAACGCAGCTACGGCTACGATAAAACCGGCAATCTGATTCACAGCAGCGACCAAAGAAGCGGCGTAACACAATTCGAATACGACAAACTCGGCCGAATCACCCAAGCCGACAAAGAAACCTTTGCCTTCGACCCCGCCCACAATATCCTTTCAGACGGCCAAAAAGATAAGATTGCCGACAACCGCCTCAAAACCTATAACGGCATCAGCTATTATTATGACGACTTAGGCAACCTGATTCACCGCGAACTGGCCGACGGCGAAGTACAGAACTATTTCTACGATTTGCACGACCAACTGGTTAAAGTGGAAATCTTCAAAAAAGATAACAGCAAAGAGACTTGGGTTTATAGCTACGACGCACTAGGCAGAAGAACCGGCAAAGGCCGTCTGAAAAACAGCCAAGAAGTTTCAGACGGCTTGGAAGATAAAACCGACTTCACTTGGGACGGCAGCCATTTAATACAGGAAACCCGTTCAGACGGCCTGTACACCTATATCTATACCGACAAAGATGCTTACGAACCTTTAGCACAAATCCGCAATTGGACAAACGAAGAAGGGGAAAGCTACCAAGAAACCAATTATTTCCACTGCGACCAAATCGGCATTCCGCGTGAGATGACGGATTCGGAAGGCAAACTGCTTTGGTTTGGTGATTATTACGGTTGGGGTAAGTTGAAGAGTGAAAGCAATATTACCGGAGTGCATCAGCCGTTTAGGTTGCAAAACCAGTATTGCGATACCGAAACGGGCTTGCATTATAACTTCTTTAGGTATTACGAGCCGGATTGCGGGCGGTTTGTGAATCAGGATCCGATTGGGTTACTTGGGGGAAATAATCTTTATCAATTTGCTTTCAATACGCAAAATTGGTTAGATACATTAGGATTGAGCGCCGTCTGGATGACTAAGCTCATGCGTAATATGCTAAAAAGTAAAAAACCTGTTACTTATCAAGGCAGGACTGTTTATCAAGACCCGAAAGCTTTTGCTTTTACCAACTCAAATATTTGTAAAATGTGGAAAGGGCAGGCTCCACGAGGCCATAATGGCATAGAGATTCAATTACACCATATATCTGGAAAGGATCCTGGTCCTTTGCTAGAAATAAATGGCTTAATACATCGGAAGATTAGTAAACAATTACATTTTTTTATTACGGAAAGTTTCCGTAGAAATAAAGCCCAGGCTCAAGCATTTGACAGTTTTCGTGAGGCATATTGGAAAAAGCGAGCACAAGATCATATTGGAAGTTGTAATAAACCATCGTATTGTAAATAA
- a CDS encoding SMI1/KNR4 family protein, with protein MSQLSNIENKLEIVLPSSYKNTINKFQLFMEIEFNNYQINLFNEKSLFDDLNGFPQWSYLEYLVEINKEKQLMPNVVERHDLSGYIDSERVKRGLMFGSLADGACVYFDLEDGLSIWEYWLDDGSIGKIADNFDEILSQGDVIDFE; from the coding sequence ATGAGTCAGTTATCAAATATAGAAAATAAGTTAGAAATTGTACTTCCTAGTTCGTATAAAAATACTATTAATAAATTTCAATTATTTATGGAAATTGAATTTAATAACTATCAAATTAATCTATTTAATGAAAAATCGTTGTTTGATGACTTAAATGGCTTTCCTCAATGGAGCTATTTAGAATACTTAGTAGAAATAAATAAAGAGAAGCAACTGATGCCTAATGTTGTAGAAAGGCATGACTTGAGTGGGTATATTGATTCTGAACGAGTAAAAAGAGGTTTGATGTTTGGTTCTTTAGCTGATGGAGCATGTGTGTATTTTGATTTGGAAGATGGTTTATCAATATGGGAGTATTGGCTAGATGACGGAAGCATCGGAAAAATAGCAGACAATTTTGATGAAATTCTCTCACAAGGAGATGTTATAGATTTTGAATAA
- a CDS encoding RHS repeat domain-containing protein has product MQNYFYDLHDQLVKVEIFKPEQEKETWVYSYDALGRRIGKGRLKNGQEVSDGLEDKTDFIWDGSHLIQETRSDGLYTYIYTDKDAYEPLAQIRNWTNEEGESYQENNYFHCYQIGIPREMTDSEGRLLWFGDYYGWGKLKSETNVTEIVHQPFRLQNQYCDQETGLHYNFFRYYEPECGRFVNQDPIKLSGGNNFYQFAENITGWLDPLGLATLKLSGRIIRVHANDVDPFPSMPHGHIYDENLVVDKNGNLYVAGKCHSKADSIGRLKKKEIQQWQSWLRKQGYTI; this is encoded by the coding sequence GTGCAGAACTATTTCTACGATTTGCACGACCAACTGGTGAAAGTGGAAATCTTTAAGCCAGAACAGGAAAAAGAAACTTGGGTTTATAGCTACGACGCCCTAGGCCGAAGAATCGGCAAAGGCCGTCTGAAAAACGGCCAAGAAGTTTCAGACGGCTTAGAAGATAAAACCGACTTTATTTGGGACGGCAGCCACCTGATACAGGAAACCCGTTCAGACGGCCTGTACACCTATATATATACCGACAAAGATGCTTACGAACCTTTGGCACAAATCCGTAATTGGACAAACGAAGAAGGGGAAAGCTACCAAGAAAACAACTATTTCCACTGCTACCAAATCGGCATTCCGCGTGAGATGACGGATTCGGAAGGTAGACTGCTTTGGTTTGGTGATTATTACGGTTGGGGTAAGCTGAAGAGCGAGACCAATGTAACGGAAATAGTGCACCAACCGTTCAGGTTACAAAACCAGTATTGCGACCAAGAAACGGGGTTGCATTATAACTTCTTCAGGTATTACGAGCCTGAATGCGGGCGGTTTGTGAATCAGGATCCGATTAAATTAAGCGGGGGAAATAATTTTTATCAGTTTGCTGAAAATATAACTGGTTGGCTAGATCCGTTAGGGTTGGCAACACTTAAATTATCAGGAAGGATAATACGAGTACATGCAAATGATGTTGATCCATTTCCAAGTATGCCGCATGGACATATTTATGATGAAAATCTAGTGGTAGATAAAAATGGAAATCTTTATGTTGCTGGGAAATGTCATTCTAAGGCGGATAGTATTGGCCGCCTAAAGAAAAAAGAAATCCAACAATGGCAATCTTGGTTAAGAAAACAAGGCTATACAATTTAA
- a CDS encoding RHS repeat domain-containing protein gives MPPTIQTAVKRRYGYDKTGNLIHRSDQRSGVTKFEYDKLGRITKADKETFAFDPAHNILSDGQKDKIADNRLKTYNGISYYYDDLGNLIHRELADGEVQNHFYDLHDQLVKVEIFKKDSSKETWVYSYDALGRRTGKGRLKNGQEVSDGLEDKTDFTWDGSHLIQETRSDGLYTYIYTDKDAYEPLAQIRNWTNEEGESYQETNYFHCDQIGIPREMTDKDGNLLWFGKYKGWGKLEEETNISNTHQPFRLQNQYCDTETGLHYNFFRYYEPECGRFVNQDPIGLTGGENFYLFAFNSSYWIDPLGLVKWRGTSNTIGYGFVTNTQFNLQYECVNGKSVSVMVLTLGGTFGIGAGALQSHVEFDDGLSYLDPYALKGLYTDGSGAIAVGKGVSAGSTTIGKAETKGIIGTTTGATATIGSILGFSGVTVVKQSWRGCSKCNIPNIPSGMGMKDIWGMPY, from the coding sequence TTGCCACCTACTATTCAAACTGCCGTCAAACGCCGCTACGGCTACGACAAAACCGGTAATCTGATTCACCGCAGCGACCAAAGAAGCGGCGTAACAAAGTTCGAATACGACAAACTCGGCCGAATCACCAAAGCCGACAAAGAAACCTTTGCCTTCGACCCCGCCCACAATATCCTTTCAGACGGCCAAAAAGATAAGATTGCCGACAACCGCCTCAAAACCTACAACGGCATCAGCTATTATTACGACGACTTAGGCAACCTGATTCATAGAGAACTGGCCGACGGCGAAGTACAGAACCATTTCTACGATTTGCACGACCAACTGGTGAAAGTGGAAATCTTCAAAAAAGATAGCAGCAAAGAGACTTGGGTTTATAGCTACGACGCGCTAGGCAGAAGAACCGGTAAAGGCCGTCTGAAAAACGGCCAAGAAGTTTCAGACGGTTTGGAAGATAAAACCGACTTCACTTGGGACGGCAGCCACCTGATACAGGAAACCCGTTCAGACGGCCTGTACACTTATATCTATACCGATAAAGATGCTTACGAACCTTTGGCACAAATCCGCAATTGGACAAACGAAGAGGGGGAAAGCTACCAAGAAACCAATTATTTCCACTGCGACCAAATCGGCATTCCGCGTGAGATGACCGATAAAGACGGGAATTTATTGTGGTTTGGAAAATATAAAGGTTGGGGGAAATTAGAGGAAGAGACCAATATCTCTAATACTCATCAGCCGTTTAGGTTGCAGAATCAGTATTGCGATACCGAAACGGGCTTGCATTATAACTTCTTTAGGTATTACGAGCCTGAATGCGGTCGGTTTGTGAATCAGGATCCGATTGGGTTAACAGGTGGTGAAAATTTCTATTTATTTGCTTTTAATTCTAGTTACTGGATAGATCCTTTAGGGCTTGTAAAGTGGAGGGGTACATCTAATACAATAGGTTATGGCTTTGTTACTAATACACAATTTAATTTACAATATGAATGTGTCAATGGTAAATCGGTCTCTGTAATGGTATTAACATTAGGTGGAACTTTTGGAATTGGGGCAGGAGCATTACAATCACATGTAGAATTTGATGATGGGTTATCTTATTTGGATCCGTATGCATTAAAAGGATTATATACAGATGGCTCTGGGGCAATTGCTGTTGGTAAAGGAGTAAGTGCTGGGTCAACTACTATAGGGAAAGCAGAGACAAAAGGGATAATTGGTACTACAACTGGCGCCACCGCCACAATTGGTTCTATACTGGGATTTTCAGGAGTAACAGTTGTTAAACAGTCTTGGCGTGGTTGTTCAAAATGTAATATTCCAAATATTCCAAGCGGGATGGGCATGAAAGATATATGGGGAATGCCTTATTAA
- a CDS encoding RHS repeat domain-containing protein, with translation MPFGHARFFWHSSGRLKKHIAELNAVTQPKGKNKTAAGHTAVKRSYGYDKTGNLIHSSDQRSGVTQFEYDQLGRITKADKETFAFDPAHNILSDDFKDKIVDNRLKTYNGISYYYDDLGHLIYRELADGEVQNYFYDLHDHQLVKVEIFKSEQEKETWVYSYDALGRRTGKGRLKNGQEVSDGLEDKTDFTWDGSHLIQETRSDGLYIYIYTYKDAYEPLAQIRNWTNEEGESYQETNYFYCDQIGIPREMTDSEGKLLWFGKYKGWGKLEEETNIANAHQPFRLQNQYCDTETGLHYNFFRYYEPDCGRFVNQDPIGLDGGENFYWVAPNAHVWIDPLGLARGKGERGATGGAGGKNSANPYKHCREYNPP, from the coding sequence GTGCCCTTTGGGCACGCACGCTTTTTTTGGCATTCATCAGGCCGTCTGAAAAAACACATCGCCGAATTAAATGCCGTTACCCAGCCCAAAGGCAAAAACAAAACCGCTGCGGGTCATACCGCCGTCAAACGCAGCTACGGCTACGACAAAACCGGCAACCTCATTCACAGCAGCGACCAAAGAAGCGGCGTAACACAATTCGAATACGACCAACTCGGCCGAATCACCAAAGCGGATAAAGAAACCTTCGCCTTCGACCCCGCCCACAATATCCTTTCAGATGACTTCAAAGATAAGATTGTCGACAACCGCCTCAAAACCTACAACGGCATCAGCTATTACTATGACGACTTAGGCCATCTGATTTACCGCGAACTGGCCGACGGCGAAGTGCAGAACTATTTCTATGATTTACACGACCACCAACTGGTGAAAGTGGAAATCTTTAAGTCCGAACAGGAAAAAGAGACTTGGGTTTATAGCTACGATGCGTTAGGCAGAAGAACCGGCAAAGGCCGTCTGAAAAACGGCCAAGAAGTTTCAGACGGCTTAGAAGATAAAACCGATTTTACTTGGGACGGCAGCCACCTCATACAGGAAACCCGTTCAGACGGCTTGTATATCTATATTTATACTTACAAAGATGCTTACGAACCTTTGGCACAAATCCGTAATTGGACGAATGAAGAAGGGGAGAGCTACCAAGAAACCAATTATTTCTACTGCGACCAAATCGGCATTCCGCGTGAGATGACGGATTCGGAAGGCAAACTGCTTTGGTTTGGAAAATATAAAGGTTGGGGGAAATTAGAGGAAGAGACCAATATTGCTAATGCCCATCAGCCGTTTAGGTTGCAGAATCAGTATTGCGATACTGAAACGGGGTTACATTACAACTTCTTTAGGTATTATGAGCCTGATTGCGGGCGGTTTGTGAATCAGGATCCGATTGGGTTGGATGGTGGGGAGAATTTTTATTGGGTTGCTCCAAATGCACATGTATGGATAGACCCTTTAGGCTTAGCTCGTGGTAAAGGGGAACGGGGTGCTACTGGTGGTGCTGGAGGAAAAAATTCTGCTAATCCATATAAGCATTGTAGAGAATATAACCCACCATAA
- a CDS encoding tetratricopeptide repeat protein has product MVNESEYTDEFLQANDALEKEDYKKAFYFLKKGALKHDVNCYNNLGMLYDLGYGVKRNFNSALYWYKKSWRYEGKTGGVSSNIASLYASEGNVKRAKFWWNKAILELGDGDAALDYAKFLIKNNNSKNNNKIIELLNFVINSSYVTELSKEEANDLLEDLNSKP; this is encoded by the coding sequence ATGGTTAATGAATCAGAATATACAGATGAGTTTCTTCAAGCAAATGATGCCCTTGAAAAAGAAGATTATAAAAAGGCGTTTTATTTTTTAAAAAAAGGGGCGTTAAAGCATGATGTTAATTGTTATAATAATTTAGGAATGTTATATGATCTGGGATATGGGGTTAAAAGAAATTTTAATTCTGCATTATATTGGTATAAAAAAAGTTGGCGGTACGAAGGGAAAACAGGTGGTGTCTCCTCTAATATTGCTTCACTCTACGCAAGTGAGGGAAATGTAAAACGTGCAAAATTTTGGTGGAATAAAGCAATATTAGAGCTTGGTGACGGAGATGCTGCACTAGACTATGCAAAATTCTTAATCAAAAATAATAATAGTAAAAATAATAATAAAATAATTGAATTACTTAATTTTGTTATAAATAGTAGTTATGTAACTGAACTATCTAAAGAGGAAGCTAATGATTTGTTGGAGGATTTAAATAGCAAACCGTAG
- a CDS encoding IS5 family transposase → MSTFFQQTAQAMIAKHIDRFPLLKLEQVIDWQPVEQYLNRQKTRYIRDHRGRPAYPLLAMFKAVLLGQWHSLSDPELEHSLITRIDFNLFCHFDEMNIPDHSTLCRYRNWLAQDNTLAELLDLINRQLTEKGLKVEKAQAAVIDATIIQTAGSKQRQSIEVDSEGEITGQTTPSKDKDARWVKKNGHHQLGYKQHTRTDAEGYIEKLHITAGNAHECKHLLPLLAGIAKETTVYADKGYDSAENRKYLEEYKLKDGIMSKSHRNRPLTEAQTRRNKYLSKTRYVVEQSFGTLHRKFRYARAAYFGLEKVAAQSHLKAICLNLLKAANRLRAPIAA, encoded by the coding sequence ATGAGTACGTTCTTTCAGCAAACCGCCCAAGCCATGATTGCCAAACACATTGACCGCTTTCCTTTATTAAAGCTCGAACAGGTAATTGATTGGCAGCCGGTAGAGCAGTATCTGAATCGTCAGAAAACCCGTTATATCAGAGATCACCGCGGCCGTCCCGCCTATCCCTTATTGGCTATGTTTAAAGCCGTTTTACTCGGCCAATGGCATAGCCTTTCCGACCCCGAACTCGAACACAGTCTCATTACCCGTATTGATTTCAACCTGTTTTGTCATTTTGACGAGATGAATATTCCCGATCACAGTACCCTTTGCCGTTACCGCAACTGGTTAGCACAAGATAATACCTTGGCCGAACTGTTGGATTTGATTAACCGCCAACTGACTGAGAAAGGCTTAAAGGTAGAGAAGGCACAGGCTGCCGTTATTGATGCGACGATTATTCAGACGGCCGGCAGTAAACAACGTCAGTCCATAGAGGTTGATAGCGAAGGAGAGATAACCGGTCAAACCACACCGAGCAAAGATAAAGATGCCCGTTGGGTGAAGAAGAACGGTCATCATCAATTAGGCTATAAGCAGCACACCCGTACCGATGCGGAAGGTTACATTGAGAAGCTGCATATTACAGCGGGCAATGCCCATGAGTGCAAACATCTGTTGCCTTTATTGGCAGGCATTGCCAAAGAGACAACGGTCTATGCGGATAAAGGTTATGACAGTGCGGAAAACAGAAAGTATCTGGAAGAATATAAACTGAAAGACGGCATTATGAGTAAATCCCATCGCAACCGTCCGCTGACGGAAGCGCAAACCCGCCGCAACAAATATTTATCGAAAACCCGTTATGTAGTGGAACAGAGTTTCGGTACGCTGCACCGTAAATTCCGCTATGCCCGGGCAGCCTACTTCGGGCTGGAGAAAGTAGCGGCGCAAAGTCATCTGAAAGCGATATGTTTGAACCTGTTGAAGGCGGCCAACAGGCTACGTGCGCCTATTGCTGCCTAA
- a CDS encoding RHS repeat-associated core domain-containing protein — MAQIRNWPNEEGESYQETNYFHCDQIGIPREMTDKDGNLLWFGDYYGWGKLKNETNITNAHQPFRLQNQYCDQETGLHYNFFRYYEPECGRFVNQDPIKLEGGNNFYSFSENTQNFIDVLGLIDFKFHGNWCGPGWTGGRWESYVKEKDTNGYYKKPRNRLDAACKQHDICYAQCRETFTCSGLNKEACQID; from the coding sequence TTGGCACAAATCCGCAATTGGCCAAACGAAGAAGGGGAAAGCTACCAAGAAACCAACTACTTCCACTGCGACCAAATCGGCATTCCGCGTGAGATGACCGATAAAGACGGGAATTTATTGTGGTTTGGTGATTACTATGGTTGGGGTAAGCTGAAAAACGAAACCAATATTACCAATGCCCATCAGCCGTTTAGGTTGCAAAACCAATATTGCGACCAAGAAACGGGGCTGCATTATAACTTTTTCAGGTATTATGAGCCTGAATGTGGTCGGTTTGTGAATCAGGATCCGATTAAACTGGAAGGGGGCAATAATTTTTATAGCTTTTCAGAGAACACACAAAACTTTATAGATGTATTAGGGCTAATAGATTTTAAATTTCATGGAAACTGGTGTGGGCCAGGATGGACTGGAGGGCGTTGGGAGTCATATGTTAAAGAAAAAGATACTAATGGATATTATAAAAAACCTAGAAATAGATTAGATGCTGCCTGTAAACAACATGATATATGTTATGCACAATGCCGTGAAACTTTTACATGTTCTGGTTTAAACAAAGAAGCATGCCAAATAGATTGA